A section of the Archaeoglobus neptunius genome encodes:
- a CDS encoding protoporphyrinogen/coproporphyrinogen oxidase — MVRFGIVGGGLSGLAVGNFLRNSMVFEAEKNAGGLLRSENIGGYTFDTGGSHIIFSKSSDVLSELLTLIGDYVEHRRRTFIYYNNKFIKYPFENGISMLPKQDRFEILKDFVENLLKEKKQPENLLEWFYFVFGREITDRYLRPYNEKIWKRNLEEISLEWVGGRVPNPPIEDILKSAVGIETEGYIHQLRFFYPLYGGIETIARKLSERVELRTEEAVGRISSSDGKLYVATDRGDYEFDKVVYTAPLTDLPRIMDCKEIREDLKSLDYNSLTVVGIGVRGRVPNYHWLYFPQSEILFHRVAFLSNYSPSMAPAGCSTIIAEISRKPGEKLKRVCDRVIDDLREVGFEFNVEVCGQWDWEHAYVVYNHDYRKAVSRIRSFLLRRGVIPFGRFGGWEYLNMDAVFGKARDLALKVEKGMI, encoded by the coding sequence ATGGTCAGGTTTGGCATAGTTGGCGGAGGTCTGTCTGGACTGGCAGTTGGAAACTTTCTGAGAAACTCGATGGTATTTGAAGCGGAAAAAAATGCTGGAGGGTTGCTGAGGAGTGAAAATATTGGAGGATACACATTTGATACCGGAGGATCGCATATAATTTTTTCAAAGAGCAGTGATGTGCTGTCCGAGCTTTTGACACTTATCGGAGACTACGTGGAGCACAGGCGGAGGACCTTTATTTATTACAATAATAAATTTATTAAATATCCTTTTGAAAATGGTATTTCAATGCTGCCAAAGCAGGACAGGTTTGAGATATTGAAGGACTTTGTTGAAAATCTCTTGAAAGAGAAAAAACAGCCTGAAAATCTTCTCGAGTGGTTTTACTTCGTTTTTGGGAGAGAAATAACTGACAGATATCTCAGACCATACAACGAGAAGATCTGGAAAAGAAATCTTGAGGAAATCTCTCTTGAGTGGGTGGGAGGGAGAGTTCCAAACCCGCCGATTGAGGATATTTTAAAATCGGCTGTCGGAATAGAAACAGAGGGTTACATCCATCAGCTCAGATTCTTCTATCCTCTTTACGGGGGAATAGAGACAATTGCCAGAAAACTTTCCGAAAGGGTCGAACTGAGGACAGAGGAGGCTGTGGGAAGGATCAGCAGCTCTGATGGTAAGCTGTACGTTGCCACCGACAGGGGTGATTATGAGTTTGATAAGGTTGTTTACACCGCCCCCCTTACAGATCTTCCGAGAATAATGGATTGCAAAGAGATCAGGGAAGATCTGAAGTCTCTGGATTACAATTCTCTGACCGTGGTTGGTATCGGAGTTAGGGGCAGGGTTCCCAACTATCACTGGCTTTATTTCCCGCAGTCTGAAATTTTATTCCACAGGGTTGCATTTCTTAGCAACTACAGCCCTTCAATGGCTCCTGCAGGGTGTTCTACCATTATAGCCGAGATATCTAGAAAACCCGGAGAGAAACTGAAAAGAGTCTGTGATCGCGTTATCGACGACCTGCGAGAGGTTGGTTTTGAGTTCAACGTGGAGGTTTGCGGGCAGTGGGACTGGGAGCACGCTTATGTTGTTTACAATCACGACTATAGGAAGGCTGTAAGCAGGATCAGGAGCTTTCTTCTCAGAAGGGGTGTAATCCCGTTTGGAAGGTTTGGCGGATGGGAGTACCTGAACATGGATGCCGTTTTCGGCAAAGCAAGGGATCTGGCGTTGAAGGTGGAGAAGGGAATGATATGA
- a CDS encoding glycosyltransferase: protein MKTLVVILNKDNAEGLKACVDSLISQTVRICEDFDVLVLDGGSSDLSEEVVRELSLPCVIFKVQERLGGTGYARVEACDYALKRGYDVVIWGDSENVYFPDYVEKMLEALKSADAVGGKPVVRGGFFAHAFAWYHAIHAIIPRLVEKHIPGNNKAERVEVFRTVMYPESRRAEDYGFSLVLMKRGIKLRQKLADARVFVSLPESWRGIFAWQRARAIGASEAAHEAGVFPADGLIWMPALIPFFILPVFPLLSLLLISFVFIFSLFIFYRSRDYLESPKKRYFFAPFVGILIHSAYTFISLLHYIKLKIF from the coding sequence ATGAAGACTCTGGTTGTGATACTGAACAAGGATAACGCAGAGGGATTGAAAGCCTGCGTCGACTCGCTGATCAGCCAAACGGTTAGGATTTGCGAGGATTTTGACGTTCTTGTTCTGGATGGGGGCTCAAGTGATCTCTCTGAAGAAGTGGTAAGGGAACTGTCGCTTCCGTGTGTAATCTTTAAAGTTCAGGAGAGACTTGGGGGGACGGGTTATGCGAGAGTGGAGGCATGTGATTACGCTTTGAAACGGGGCTATGATGTGGTGATATGGGGGGATTCGGAGAACGTGTATTTTCCTGATTATGTGGAAAAAATGCTTGAAGCTTTGAAATCAGCCGATGCGGTTGGTGGAAAGCCTGTTGTGAGAGGTGGATTTTTTGCCCACGCCTTTGCCTGGTATCATGCAATTCACGCAATAATACCCCGTCTGGTAGAAAAGCACATACCGGGCAACAACAAGGCAGAGAGGGTGGAGGTATTCAGAACAGTAATGTACCCTGAAAGCAGGAGGGCGGAGGATTATGGTTTCTCGCTGGTTCTGATGAAAAGGGGAATAAAACTCAGACAGAAGCTTGCCGATGCTCGAGTATTCGTATCTCTGCCGGAAAGCTGGAGGGGAATTTTTGCGTGGCAGAGAGCAAGGGCTATAGGAGCGAGTGAAGCGGCCCATGAAGCGGGAGTATTTCCTGCGGATGGTCTTATCTGGATGCCTGCCCTTATTCCATTTTTCATTCTTCCGGTCTTTCCGCTGCTTTCCCTTCTGCTCATCTCCTTCGTGTTTATTTTCTCACTTTTCATTTTTTACAGATCTCGGGATTATCTGGAGAGTCCGAAAAAAAGATACTTCTTTGCACCCTTCGTTGGAATTCTCATTCATTCCGCATACACATTTATCTCACTGCTCCACTACATCAAACTGAAAATATTTTAA
- a CDS encoding FtsZ/tubulin family protein, with translation MRLLTIGTGLRGAKIVELLNKKGVKVNRVPLFKCFAVLNNEEHLKSISLRDERKYYVHGLRGDVSGFVNSITSLYEIFEGSLVITSLEDDFGFLTSVEICEKLKNVTEDTVISLALVPQLDTSSIGEIKKRIRGLREASDILILFEGGVGVERKILEVMNLVALAGEIDLKKRMAGEVVVDTSDVFNALKSDGFAIAGIAERKIPFSIRNILFKKESELKAQRTKRMIELTEEALNNVSINGDIENSKSALLLFAGKPDEITMEGLYTSISMIENINRDIIVRYGDYPIPGSRKLSAVLVFSGIRKFKFA, from the coding sequence ATGAGGCTACTGACAATCGGTACTGGACTCAGAGGGGCAAAGATCGTCGAGCTTTTGAACAAAAAAGGTGTTAAAGTAAATAGAGTTCCACTGTTTAAGTGTTTTGCAGTTTTGAATAATGAAGAACATCTTAAAAGCATTTCTCTACGTGATGAGAGAAAGTACTATGTGCACGGGCTTAGGGGGGACGTAAGCGGATTTGTAAACTCGATTACTTCTCTGTACGAGATTTTTGAGGGAAGTCTTGTTATAACATCTCTTGAAGATGATTTCGGATTTTTGACTTCGGTGGAGATTTGCGAGAAGCTGAAAAATGTTACTGAGGATACAGTGATCTCCCTTGCTCTTGTTCCTCAACTGGACACATCGAGCATTGGCGAGATTAAAAAGAGAATCAGAGGTTTAAGAGAGGCATCCGACATTCTGATTCTGTTCGAGGGTGGTGTTGGAGTTGAGAGGAAGATCCTTGAGGTAATGAATCTGGTTGCCCTTGCGGGGGAAATAGATCTGAAAAAAAGGATGGCAGGGGAGGTGGTTGTTGATACCTCGGATGTTTTCAACGCTTTAAAGAGTGATGGATTTGCAATAGCTGGGATAGCGGAGAGAAAAATACCTTTCAGTATCAGAAACATTCTGTTCAAGAAAGAAAGCGAATTGAAAGCCCAGAGAACGAAAAGGATGATCGAGCTTACTGAAGAGGCTCTTAATAATGTAAGCATAAACGGCGATATTGAAAACTCCAAGTCGGCTCTGCTTCTTTTTGCCGGAAAGCCTGATGAGATAACGATGGAAGGGCTGTATACTTCAATTAGCATGATTGAGAACATAAACAGGGACATAATTGTGAGGTATGGAGATTATCCCATACCCGGCTCAAGAAAACTTTCAGCCGTGCTCGTTTTTTCAGGCATCAGGAAGTTCAAGTTTGCCTGA
- the truA gene encoding tRNA pseudouridine(38-40) synthase TruA, with protein MRFAFKIAYFGENFHGSQYQPNQRTVEGEILKALKKLGIENPRLRSAGRTDTGVHAYGQVIAFNSEEKIFPRILNSELPEDITSWAWAKIPDNFDPRRARSRVYTYIMYGSGYDISSMRKAVKELLGVHDFSNFTKKFGEGESCVREIYSADIRADKEFIIFEIEGNAFTWNMVRCIVTAIMEVGKQHRSIDWFKDLLNPEKYKERVEPAPPYGLILKDVKYDDVEFEIDDYALKTLHSRIEKRLIYHGTLFKLFSMFRQT; from the coding sequence ATGAGATTCGCATTCAAAATCGCCTACTTTGGAGAGAACTTTCACGGAAGCCAGTATCAGCCCAACCAGAGAACGGTGGAAGGGGAGATACTAAAGGCTCTGAAAAAACTTGGAATCGAGAATCCAAGGTTGAGAAGTGCCGGAAGGACCGACACAGGCGTTCACGCATACGGGCAGGTCATAGCATTCAATTCGGAGGAAAAGATATTCCCAAGAATTCTGAACTCCGAACTTCCAGAGGACATTACCTCATGGGCGTGGGCAAAGATTCCAGACAATTTCGATCCGAGACGTGCCAGAAGCCGTGTATACACCTACATAATGTACGGATCGGGTTACGACATATCAAGCATGAGAAAGGCCGTTAAGGAACTTCTTGGAGTTCACGACTTTTCCAACTTCACCAAGAAGTTTGGTGAGGGCGAAAGCTGTGTTAGGGAAATATATTCGGCCGATATTCGAGCGGATAAGGAGTTCATAATTTTCGAGATAGAGGGTAACGCTTTCACGTGGAACATGGTCAGATGCATTGTTACTGCCATAATGGAGGTGGGGAAACAGCACAGAAGCATAGACTGGTTTAAAGACCTGCTGAACCCCGAAAAGTACAAAGAGAGGGTTGAACCGGCCCCACCATACGGACTGATTCTTAAGGATGTCAAGTACGACGATGTTGAATTCGAAATTGACGACTATGCACTGAAAACCCTCCATTCCAGAATAGAAAAGAGGTTGATATATCACGGTACTCTTTTCAAGCTTTTCTCGATGTTCAGGCAAACTTGA
- a CDS encoding type II glyceraldehyde-3-phosphate dehydrogenase gives MMKVKVAINGYGTIGKRVADAVSLQDDMEVVGVTKTRPDFEARLAAKRYPLYVAKPENVALFDEAGIEIQGTIEDLISKADIIVDCSPSKVGAENKARYYEKAGIKAIFQGGEKKDVAEVSFNALANYDEAVGKNYVRVVSCNTTGLTRLIYTIKENFRIGRIRATMLRRVVDPKEDKKGLVNGIMPDPVSIPSHHGPDVKTVLPDVDIVTTAFKLPTTLMHVHSLSIELKEDAKVEDVVSALDQEPRIMLLSAGDGFTSTAKVTELARELRMRYDLFENVVWRESIGIDGSDLFVTQAVHQEAIVVPENIDAIRAMFDLASREESIKKTNETLKIQKAF, from the coding sequence ATGATGAAGGTTAAGGTGGCGATAAATGGTTACGGAACAATTGGGAAGAGAGTGGCTGATGCGGTGAGCCTTCAGGATGACATGGAAGTTGTGGGAGTGACGAAAACCCGCCCGGACTTTGAGGCGAGGCTTGCAGCGAAGAGGTACCCCCTTTATGTTGCCAAACCTGAAAATGTCGCTTTATTTGATGAGGCCGGGATTGAAATTCAGGGAACAATAGAGGATCTGATCTCAAAAGCGGATATAATAGTCGATTGCAGCCCCAGCAAGGTGGGTGCAGAGAACAAAGCAAGATACTACGAAAAAGCTGGAATCAAAGCAATATTTCAGGGAGGGGAGAAAAAAGATGTTGCCGAGGTTTCATTCAATGCACTCGCCAACTACGATGAGGCCGTGGGAAAGAATTATGTGAGAGTCGTAAGCTGCAACACGACCGGACTGACCAGATTGATCTACACGATTAAGGAGAACTTCAGGATAGGGAGAATAAGGGCCACCATGCTTAGGAGGGTCGTTGATCCAAAGGAGGACAAAAAAGGACTCGTTAATGGCATAATGCCAGATCCGGTTTCGATTCCATCCCACCACGGGCCTGACGTTAAAACTGTTCTCCCAGATGTGGATATAGTAACAACAGCCTTCAAGCTTCCAACAACACTGATGCACGTCCACTCACTCTCCATTGAGCTTAAGGAGGACGCAAAGGTGGAAGATGTCGTAAGTGCACTTGATCAGGAGCCAAGAATTATGCTGCTCTCTGCCGGAGACGGATTTACCTCAACAGCCAAGGTAACGGAGCTTGCCAGAGAACTCAGAATGAGATATGACCTGTTCGAGAATGTGGTATGGAGAGAATCCATAGGGATTGACGGGAGCGACCTCTTTGTCACGCAGGCAGTGCATCAGGAAGCTATTGTTGTACCCGAAAATATCGACGCCATCCGGGCCATGTTTGACCTTGCAAGTAGAGAGGAGAGCATAAAGAAAACGAACGAAACGCTGAAGATTCAGAAAGCTTTTTAA
- a CDS encoding CooT family nickel-binding protein, with product MCESKVFLTGSENPVMEDVVRVVVDGEKIKMWDILGDYREVKGRVVEMDLVGHKIILEGYDEG from the coding sequence ATGTGTGAGTCGAAGGTATTTCTGACAGGGAGTGAGAATCCCGTGATGGAAGATGTTGTGAGGGTTGTGGTTGATGGGGAAAAGATAAAAATGTGGGACATACTTGGAGATTACAGAGAGGTTAAAGGCAGAGTTGTTGAGATGGACCTTGTCGGGCACAAAATAATCCTGGAGGGATATGATGAAGGTTAA
- a CDS encoding ABC transporter permease: protein MLAVLKIARFEVKKSGKRYGRGSATLILIAIILSASMSYLSVLTGVDSDRGIYTVNVAVEKGSFSYSAKPDVLLKGNAVFVTSSDRSLAAADELIGYLKDKYRKEIEERYGELAHPVRVNVIYLHPAKVSGKIEETSQTASKPANTPPPTTTAAAPTTVTETTLTVPTLPTPTTGKNLRNYVPPQDIRTPSLVDRMVMAFLFVIPSYFAVQVFSSSLLEDKMLRRLEVLLSVTSRVDLLAGKILPYLLISIISAIAVSVYFKSYAAFIFALPVVFLLFSAQAFAVMISRTYREATFLLLVVSLLITIYAFIPAVFSSAIPLSKISPITLLIAYIHNGSVNLIDAAISFAHFGVMAVMLLYFTMKAFSPDIAQGKQIFQKLVEISKLSVTSDARAFTFAFLSISFAFMAELFAILTVFILPRQLMVPALLLCVAFVEEFIKGLIVFSSLHYRRAIATALGFFAGEKILVVLNVLRDYSIAFLGQYLVLPLILHVITVLVIVLTARRGYFRALGLAAAIHFVYDYAVVVLLA, encoded by the coding sequence ATGCTTGCTGTGCTAAAAATTGCAAGGTTTGAGGTTAAAAAGTCAGGGAAAAGGTATGGGAGGGGCAGTGCCACTCTCATCCTGATAGCCATCATCCTGTCGGCTTCGATGAGTTATCTGTCTGTTCTGACTGGTGTAGATTCGGATCGCGGGATTTACACTGTGAATGTTGCCGTCGAAAAAGGTTCCTTCAGCTATTCCGCAAAACCAGACGTTTTGCTGAAGGGAAACGCAGTGTTTGTAACCAGCAGCGACAGAAGTCTTGCTGCGGCAGATGAGCTGATAGGTTATCTCAAGGATAAATACAGAAAGGAGATCGAGGAGAGGTATGGGGAGCTGGCGCATCCTGTTAGGGTAAACGTCATTTATCTGCATCCGGCAAAGGTTTCGGGTAAAATCGAGGAAACGTCGCAAACTGCATCAAAACCTGCAAATACCCCGCCACCCACCACCACCGCTGCCGCACCAACCACCGTGACAGAAACCACACTCACCGTACCCACTTTACCCACACCCACCACCGGGAAAAACCTCAGAAACTATGTTCCTCCGCAGGATATCAGGACACCAAGTCTTGTGGACAGAATGGTGATGGCGTTCCTGTTTGTAATCCCCTCCTACTTTGCCGTTCAGGTTTTCTCATCGTCGCTTCTTGAGGACAAGATGTTGAGAAGACTGGAGGTTTTGCTTTCAGTCACAAGCAGGGTCGACCTGCTTGCCGGCAAAATTCTTCCATATCTGCTGATTTCCATCATTTCAGCAATTGCGGTCTCGGTTTACTTTAAAAGCTATGCCGCCTTCATCTTTGCCCTTCCGGTTGTCTTTCTCCTCTTCTCTGCCCAGGCGTTTGCTGTTATGATTTCGAGAACCTACAGGGAGGCAACATTTCTGCTTCTCGTTGTTTCTCTTCTCATTACAATCTATGCGTTTATCCCTGCAGTCTTCTCCAGTGCCATACCACTATCAAAGATTTCACCAATTACCCTGTTGATCGCATACATTCATAATGGGAGCGTTAATTTAATAGATGCGGCAATTTCCTTTGCCCATTTTGGAGTAATGGCGGTTATGCTGCTTTACTTCACAATGAAAGCCTTCAGCCCGGATATCGCTCAGGGCAAACAGATATTTCAGAAGCTCGTGGAGATTTCGAAGCTTAGCGTTACAAGTGACGCAAGGGCTTTCACCTTCGCTTTTCTGTCAATCTCCTTCGCATTCATGGCTGAGCTATTTGCCATATTAACAGTTTTTATCCTTCCCCGCCAGCTCATGGTTCCGGCGCTTCTGCTGTGCGTCGCTTTTGTTGAAGAATTCATCAAGGGGTTGATTGTGTTTTCCAGTTTGCATTACAGGAGGGCAATTGCCACTGCTCTCGGATTTTTTGCCGGAGAAAAAATCCTCGTGGTGCTCAACGTTCTGAGAGATTACAGCATTGCATTTCTTGGCCAGTATCTTGTTCTTCCACTGATCCTCCATGTGATCACTGTGCTTGTTATCGTGCTAACTGCCCGCAGAGGGTATTTCAGGGCTCTTGGTCTTGCAGCAGCGATTCACTTTGTCTATGATTATGCGGTGGTGGTGCTTCTTGCTTGA
- a CDS encoding ABC transporter permease family protein, translating to MLEIVLKDLKLMFRERTFVSIVFLLVFVASISSVITFGLIMLYNPEYLGYEGKAKVAVVGECSLGDCYDEKTAMELFREGKVDAVLIFSETGRMKYVDVVVPDDEIKAMQVLTYVKKLLVKYEEELRSKLGVPNLQIKAYYNGREIKVPSGSSTVFKFIYLILIPLLSVTTAVVAAGMTIDSVCEEIQMGSLEVLLSTPLSPFRISIAKVLSPVIFSAGLIILWLSLLSLNGVEIHDPVAAFLISLSITAFFIAAGYIMAAKLKDRERTQLFFSIITAGALPLMVTKAASPAVMVGRAAAGSTFNVPIAAGFAFVSFVILAISPFIARMDR from the coding sequence TTGCTTGAAATCGTTCTCAAAGACCTGAAGCTGATGTTTAGGGAAAGAACCTTTGTGAGTATTGTCTTTCTGCTGGTATTCGTGGCCAGCATTTCGTCTGTGATAACCTTTGGGTTGATAATGCTTTACAATCCGGAATACCTGGGTTATGAGGGAAAAGCCAAAGTGGCAGTCGTTGGTGAATGCTCTCTGGGCGACTGCTACGATGAGAAAACAGCAATGGAACTGTTCAGAGAGGGCAAGGTGGATGCCGTACTCATCTTTTCAGAAACTGGTAGGATGAAATACGTTGATGTGGTAGTCCCAGACGACGAGATAAAGGCCATGCAGGTTCTGACATATGTTAAAAAACTGCTAGTCAAGTATGAGGAAGAGCTGAGGAGTAAATTGGGGGTGCCCAACCTGCAAATAAAGGCGTATTACAATGGAAGGGAGATAAAAGTCCCTTCGGGATCCTCTACGGTTTTCAAGTTCATTTATTTGATTCTCATCCCGCTGCTATCTGTAACAACGGCTGTGGTGGCAGCGGGAATGACCATAGATTCTGTTTGCGAGGAAATACAAATGGGGTCTCTGGAAGTTCTGCTGTCCACACCTCTCTCACCTTTCAGGATCTCCATTGCTAAGGTTCTGTCACCGGTTATATTCTCGGCAGGGCTCATCATCCTGTGGCTCTCTCTGTTATCTCTGAACGGCGTTGAGATTCACGATCCCGTTGCCGCTTTTTTGATTTCGCTATCGATAACCGCATTTTTCATTGCAGCAGGGTACATCATGGCGGCAAAGTTGAAGGATAGGGAGAGAACGCAACTGTTTTTCTCCATCATCACCGCAGGCGCTCTCCCCCTAATGGTTACCAAGGCAGCAAGTCCCGCTGTAATGGTTGGAAGGGCTGCTGCAGGGTCGACATTCAACGTACCGATAGCAGCGGGCTTCGCTTTCGTCTCATTCGTGATCCTTGCAATTTCTCCATTTATAGCGAGAATGGACAGATGA
- a CDS encoding bis-aminopropyl spermidine synthase family protein, producing the protein MDRIERQIFQKLLGGEVSVYELIDSQDASLREFFEILNNLRSSGFIEINGGTVSLTEAGKEEAENERLTYAGELKCERCDGTGYEINQYFYQILEKYREIAKSRPETVEIYDQGFISPEGVIRRVEFVYERGDLNGSIFVVGDDDLFSIASALTGMPERVVVVDIDERLIDFINRTAEEYSLNVEAFVYDVQQAFPENLRKKFDVFVTDPVETIPGLKLFLSRGVSTLKGVGCSAYFGITTLEASRQKWYEIQSMIHEMGFIITDIRRKFNVYPEDEKNFFRFQEKLPIVKQLNVKVDHNWYKSSLYRIEAVRDPKPLVEGKMIIDEKVYKDDESWATPY; encoded by the coding sequence GTGGACAGAATCGAGAGGCAGATATTCCAGAAACTTCTGGGAGGAGAGGTCAGTGTTTACGAGCTTATTGACTCTCAGGACGCTTCTCTAAGGGAATTTTTTGAAATTCTCAACAATCTGAGAAGCAGTGGGTTCATTGAGATAAACGGAGGGACAGTCTCTTTAACCGAGGCGGGAAAAGAAGAGGCGGAGAACGAAAGACTCACATATGCCGGAGAGTTAAAATGTGAAAGATGCGATGGAACAGGCTATGAGATAAACCAGTATTTTTATCAGATACTTGAAAAGTACAGAGAAATAGCAAAAAGCAGGCCAGAAACCGTCGAGATATATGATCAGGGGTTCATCAGCCCGGAAGGGGTTATAAGAAGGGTTGAATTCGTCTACGAGAGAGGAGACCTGAACGGGAGCATTTTCGTTGTGGGTGATGATGACCTGTTCAGCATAGCATCTGCCCTAACGGGAATGCCTGAGAGAGTAGTGGTGGTAGATATAGACGAGAGACTGATCGATTTCATAAACAGAACGGCTGAAGAGTATTCCCTGAACGTTGAGGCTTTCGTTTACGATGTGCAGCAGGCCTTTCCTGAAAACCTCCGCAAAAAATTCGACGTTTTTGTCACAGATCCTGTTGAAACCATACCCGGACTGAAACTCTTTCTCTCAAGAGGAGTTTCAACACTGAAAGGTGTTGGGTGTTCGGCCTATTTTGGAATAACCACCCTCGAAGCCTCCCGCCAGAAATGGTACGAGATACAGAGTATGATCCACGAAATGGGATTCATAATCACGGATATAAGAAGAAAGTTCAATGTCTATCCGGAGGATGAGAAGAACTTTTTCAGGTTCCAGGAAAAGCTCCCGATAGTGAAGCAGCTTAATGTAAAGGTTGATCACAACTGGTACAAGTCCAGCCTTTACAGAATTGAGGCTGTAAGAGATCCGAAGCCCCTGGTTGAGGGAAAAATGATAATAGACGAGAAAGTCTACAAGGATGATGAAAGCTGGGCGACCCCCTACTAA
- the speD gene encoding adenosylmethionine decarboxylase: MIVGRHIIAELYGVKEELIAKEEVVRSIVEEVVEQAELTKVGSIYKQFNPHGVTGIVLIAESHVSLHTWPEYGLVNLDIFTCGDTSKVEKAFKLFLERFKPESYRHYVLDRG, translated from the coding sequence ATGATAGTCGGTCGGCATATTATCGCAGAACTATATGGGGTGAAGGAGGAGCTTATCGCAAAGGAGGAGGTAGTACGCTCCATTGTCGAGGAGGTGGTGGAGCAGGCTGAACTGACCAAAGTGGGCAGCATTTACAAACAGTTCAATCCCCACGGCGTTACGGGGATCGTCTTGATTGCCGAAAGTCACGTTTCTCTTCACACATGGCCCGAATACGGGCTTGTGAATCTTGATATCTTCACGTGTGGCGACACGAGCAAGGTAGAGAAAGCTTTTAAACTGTTCCTAGAGAGGTTCAAACCGGAATCATATCGCCATTACGTTCTCGACAGGGGTTGA
- the proS gene encoding proline--tRNA ligase, translating into MSLPSKENFSEWYHEVIQTAEIMDVRYPVKGLYVWFPFGFKIRQLVYSKLREIMDREHDEVYFPALIPETELGKEGEHIKGFEDEVYWITHGGLTPLDVKLALRPTSETAMYPMFRLWVRNHADLPLKIYQIVNTFRYETKHTRPLIRLREITSFKEAHTVHKDFDDAAEHVKKAIGFYKEFYEFLAIPHMIIRRPEWDKFPGAAYTIAFDTIMPDGKTLQIGTVHHLADNFARTFDIKYEAPNGEHHYAHQTCYGISERCIAALISVHGDDLGLILPFEVAPVQIVIIPILYKGREEAVMEACKKVQESLSSFRVVLDDGEERPGAKYYKWELRGVPVRIEIGPRDAEKGTAVVSFRDEKKKFEIPISEINEETVRMWAEKLKQRLFERAAQNMSEKIKFARSAEEVRMWVGTGVAVFHLCNNAECGHTVEEAGGSLLGWFEELPEWIEEDAEGNCIICGGRGRLAALAKTY; encoded by the coding sequence ATGAGCCTTCCCTCAAAGGAGAACTTCTCAGAATGGTACCACGAGGTCATTCAGACTGCAGAGATCATGGATGTCAGATACCCGGTGAAGGGACTTTATGTGTGGTTTCCGTTCGGTTTTAAAATAAGACAGCTTGTCTACTCAAAGCTCAGAGAGATCATGGACAGAGAACATGATGAGGTTTACTTTCCCGCTCTGATTCCCGAAACGGAGCTTGGTAAAGAGGGCGAGCATATCAAAGGGTTTGAAGATGAGGTGTACTGGATTACCCACGGTGGTCTAACGCCGCTGGACGTGAAGCTTGCTCTGAGACCCACAAGCGAAACAGCAATGTATCCAATGTTCAGGCTCTGGGTGAGAAACCACGCTGATCTGCCCCTGAAAATCTACCAGATAGTAAACACCTTCAGATACGAAACCAAGCACACACGACCTCTTATAAGGCTCAGAGAAATTACATCTTTCAAGGAGGCGCATACAGTCCACAAAGACTTTGATGATGCTGCAGAACATGTAAAAAAGGCCATAGGGTTTTACAAGGAGTTTTACGAGTTTCTCGCAATACCACACATGATCATACGCCGCCCGGAATGGGACAAATTTCCGGGTGCCGCATACACCATTGCCTTTGACACGATAATGCCAGACGGCAAAACCCTTCAAATTGGAACCGTTCATCATCTGGCGGATAACTTCGCCAGAACATTTGATATAAAGTACGAGGCTCCAAACGGAGAACACCACTACGCCCATCAGACGTGCTACGGTATATCCGAGAGATGCATTGCAGCGTTGATAAGCGTTCATGGGGATGACCTCGGACTGATTCTGCCCTTCGAAGTGGCACCCGTACAAATCGTAATAATACCGATACTGTACAAGGGCAGGGAAGAGGCTGTTATGGAGGCATGTAAAAAAGTACAGGAGAGCCTAAGTTCCTTCAGAGTTGTACTGGACGACGGCGAAGAAAGGCCGGGAGCAAAATACTACAAGTGGGAATTGAGGGGAGTGCCCGTAAGGATTGAAATAGGGCCGAGAGATGCAGAAAAGGGTACTGCAGTTGTATCGTTTAGGGACGAGAAGAAAAAATTTGAGATCCCCATTTCGGAGATAAATGAGGAAACCGTCAGGATGTGGGCAGAGAAACTTAAGCAAAGACTTTTTGAAAGAGCTGCGCAGAACATGAGCGAAAAGATAAAATTTGCCAGATCTGCTGAGGAGGTCAGGATGTGGGTGGGCACTGGAGTTGCTGTTTTTCACCTGTGCAACAATGCTGAATGCGGCCATACTGTAGAGGAAGCTGGTGGAAGTCTTCTTGGCTGGTTCGAGGAGTTGCCGGAGTGGATCGAAGAGGATGCCGAGGGGAACTGCATCATTTGTGGTGGCAGAGGTAGACTGGCTGCCCTTGCCAAGACCTACTAA